Below is a genomic region from Trichomycterus rosablanca isolate fTriRos1 chromosome 15, fTriRos1.hap1, whole genome shotgun sequence.
ATTTATCTATCTTTACATATTTcactatatatgtatacattagcCAAGTTATAGATCACTTGCAGTAGCAAAACCAACAATATAGACgattaaaagtggtgcaacaaacgtgtttgtgtaatgcacatggaacaaaaatattaataatgctaataataacaacaataataataagcaaaatgaacgaaatattcaatatattttttaaaaaggtatataCTTTAAATGCGATTGTAAGCTGTGTtctaaaagcacaaagaaacaaaggaaAGTATTATAAATCCCGCCAACAGCATGGAGGAAATACTGTGTTTCTGAAAAGAGGCAGTGGCAGAACGCCGACCAGTAAGTGACATTTGACGTAAGCACGATCGTCCAATGAAAAAAGAGCTTCATCAAGACGCCCAATGAGCGCGGAGCGGCTCTGGTACTTAAAAAGAGCGTGTTGGGCGGGCTAACATATTCTGTACTACAGTTGGTGAAGTGCAGAGTTCCAGACGCGATGGCAAGAACCAAGCAGACCGCTCGTAAATCCACCGGTGGTAAGGCGCCGAGGAAGCAGCTCGCCACTAAGGCTGCCCGCAAGAGCGCCCCGGCTACTGGCGGTGTGAAGAAACCTCACCGTTACAGGCCAGGTACCGTGGCTCTGCGTGAAATCCGCCGTTATCAGAAGTCCACTGAGCTGCTCATCCGCAAGCTGCCCTTCCAGCGCCTGGTTAGAGAGATCGCTCAGGACTTTAAGACCGATCTGCGCTTCCAGAGTTCTGCCGTCATGGCTCTGCAGGAGGCCAGTGAGGCTTACCTGGTCGGCCTGTTCGAGGACACCAACCTGTGCGCCATCCATGCCAAGAGGGTGACCATCATGCCTAAGGACATCCAGCTGGCCCGCCGTATTCGCGGAGAGCGTGCTTAAACGAACCCACTCCATCCAGTTATCcccaaaggctcttttaagagccacttacATGCTTCCACTGAAATGGGCAC
It encodes:
- the LOC134328929 gene encoding histone H3; translated protein: MARTKQTARKSTGGKAPRKQLATKAARKSAPATGGVKKPHRYRPGTVALREIRRYQKSTELLIRKLPFQRLVREIAQDFKTDLRFQSSAVMALQEASEAYLVGLFEDTNLCAIHAKRVTIMPKDIQLARRIRGERA